In Leopardus geoffroyi isolate Oge1 chromosome D1, O.geoffroyi_Oge1_pat1.0, whole genome shotgun sequence, the genomic stretch AGGGTCCCCCTAGCGCCCGATCCTGGGGGCATGGTCTTGATGCCAGGCCCCCAGACTCAACCAGGGGAACCCCCAGGCCCTCACTTTGCGCACCCCGGAATGTCATCCTGTGCACCTGGACGCTAATCTGGGCTCCTAGAATTCCATCCTGTGCACCCACATCTAAATGCCGGGGCCTCCACACTCTGCGCCTCCCAGAAAGTCATCCTGGGCACCTGGACCCCACCTAATCCCGGGGCTTCCGGACCCTCACTCTACGCCCTCCAGAATTTTATTCCGTGTACCCGGACAGTCACTCTGTGAACACCAAAATTTCATTCAGGGTCCCCAGACCCTCGCCTGAGGACGTTCCCGGGCCCAGAACTGTTCATGTCGGTCCCTTCTCGCCTCCATCTCTAGGGCTGTCAGCCAGGTGGTCCCTTCACTCCAGGACCGCCTCCTCCGAACAATCCATCTGGGAACCTACAACAGTTTGGAAGCGGGGGCGGCAGTTCCCTTTTGGCCCAGAATGAATGGAAGCCCCTGAGAAGGCGGGCAGGGCTGAACTTGGGCGCACAGGACGCCAGGGTCCGGGGCCAGTGCCTTACcggccctcctcccacccaaacgcgtcccccgccctcccccgccaCCTCGGGGTTCGGCCTTCTCTCCCCGAGCAGGGCGCGCCTTTCGGGGAGGAGTTTAGGCGGAGTTGGCTCCCAGGAAGGGGCGGGGCCTCGTCCTGCCCACGTCTCAGGGCGGGGCCAGACGGGAAAGGGCAGCGAGTGCAGGGATCTCCCGCGTGGGGCCGAAGACGTGCGGGAACTGTCgagccctcccttccctttcccacccTTGTTTATCCTCACGACCGCCCCCAGTGCGGCCCCGCCCAGGGAGAGGGTGTGCCGACGGGGGCACGTGGGTACCGATATCAGCCCTTGGGGTTCATTGAAGAGTGTACCCTCCACCCCCCAGACCCTTCCCAGCCACAGGGGCGAGGACGCTAACAACAATTGCTCTTTGAAaccaaaaagacagacaataacaagtgttggcgaggatacggaggaattggaaccctcatacgcTGTGGTCCTCTTTGAAAAAGTTTGGAAGGACCTCAGAGTGTTACCACATGACCCGGAACTTTCACGCCCATGTATATACCCAAGGGAATCGGAAACCTGCGTCCATAGGAAAAGATCTATACACAACACTCATAGCAACGCCATTCATAAAaccaaaatgtagaaacaatCTAATGCccattaattgatgaatggataaacaaaatgtggtgatatgatggaatgttattcagccacaaaaaagaatgaagtactgatatgtgCTCCAaggataaatcttgaaaaaatacTACCCGaggtgaaaggagccagacacaaaggtCCTCATATCCCATATATATGACATCCAGAGTGGACAAATCTGGGTGACAAATTAGGGTTtgccaggggaagggagggctaATGGACatgggtttcttttggggtgaggaAAATACTCCGAAAccggatggtggtgatggttgcacaattatGCAAATAcactaaaaccactgaattgtatgctttaaaagcgtgaattttatggcatctgaattatgtctcaataaagtggtaattaaaaaataaccaaagtaatagttcttagggcacctgggtggctcggttaagtggccgacttcagctcaggtcatgatctcttagtttgtgagttcccgcattgggctccgtgcggatcctgcctggaattctctctctctccctccctctctgcccctcccgagtctatctaaaaaataaataaactggggcgcctgggtggctcagtcggttgagcgtccgacttcagctcaggtcactatctcgcggtccgtgagttcgagccccgcgtcgggctctgggctgatggctcagagcctggagcctgcttcggattctgtgtctccctctctctgcccctcccccgttcatgctctgtctctctctgtctcaaaaataaataaacgttaaaaaaaaattaaaataaaaaataaaataaaaaataaacttaaaaaaaaatggggtgcctgggtggctctcagttgcgtgtccaacttcagctcaggtcacgatctcacagttcatgagttcaagccccgcatagggctcgctgctgtcaggaccaagcccgcttcagatcctctgtccccctctctctctgcccctcctctgtgctctctctcaaaaataaacattaaaaaataaagataatagttATTACTAAGATATATAACCTTTCTGGGCACCAGCATGCATTTCATGCAATCCTCCTGCCCAGCCAGGGAAGGGGTACCGGTATcaccctatttcacagatgagagagGCTGAAATTTGCCGAGGCACAGCCAGAGTGGGAAggacaggatttgaactcaggcactCTGATTCCAAGACTCTCTGGGTTCTTTGCCCCAGAGTAGAGTATTAAGAGCCCACCATTTTGAACACCTCTTCTGTGCCAGCCGGGGTCATAGGTGCCCCACGGTCATCCCACTCAAAGGAATTGTTGCTGCCGCTGCGAGATGAGGACCCGAGGCTGAGAGGGGAATGGCTGGGTGCGCAGTTGGCCAGACTTGAGCCTCCATCTTTGTGCTGAGACCTCAGTGCACCTGCCACTCGGAGTTGCCTCCCTGCAACGCTTCTCCTGACCTCCAGGGCACAGACTTCCCTTGCCCTCACCCATTCTGCACCCCATCTGGCCCCTCGGGCCCACCCAGACCCCTCATCTCCACCCCCAGACTGTGATAAGAATGAGGACTAGAAGGCAGTAGCTGCCGCTTACTGTACCCTAGAGCCTGTTCAAAACCCGTCAACAACCAATTGTTCGGTCTACGAACATCCATAAAGcttgctctgtgcccagccctgtgctgggtgctgaggACACGGGTGTATCAGACGCTTCTTGTGTGGCTGGGAGGCAGATGCCGAGCGGGCACAGGCACAGCAGGGGCTCAAGGGGCTGCTGGTTACATCAGAGGAAGGGCAACAGGGAAGGCTTTTTGGAGGGTGACCCTTGAgctgactgagcttcccaggatGAGCAAGAGTACTTCTCCGGGGGGGCACTGACCGCCCTCCACCCCGACCCGGGTGTCAGGAGCCTGTGGCACCCATAGCCCCCTGGATTTTCCCGTCATGACACTGATGGCCGTACACGGTCACTCCTCACTTAGGATCTGTCTATTCCTGTTTCCTTAAGGACAGATCCACCTCTGTATCCCTAGAATTGCCCAGAACAGGGTGGACAGAGGGCCTCTGCTGAATAAAGAAGGGTGGAGTGGGAAACAGGCAGGCAGAGGGCTGTATAGGACAAAAGCCTGAAGGTCTGAGGTAGCTCCTGTGTGGAGGGGTCCACCCCTCCCAACCTGGTTTCCCCTTCGTGGTTTCTCCAGCTCCGCCCCCTCGGCCCCTCCAGCCTGGTTTGCACAGCTTCCTGCTCCAGTACTCTCGTCTGCAGCATCATGGCAATTACTGTCTACCTTTCCTGCCTCCTGGTCCTGTCTATGGCCGGCCTGGCTCAAGGCATCAAGAGCTCCCTTAGGAGCCAGGTAAGTGCCCCCCACCTGCTTCCCATACCCTTCCTCCCGCAAATCCCATGCCTGGGTCTCACCCTTTCAGAAACAACAGCCTTATTCCCATTTCTCAGGGGGGAGCAACTAAGGCTGGAAAAGTGATTGACATgctcagggagacagagcaggctaAGCTGCTGATCCCCAGCCCAATCCCTGCAAggctggggtgaggtggggtccCAGCAATGACTCCTCACCCgctctcccctcccactccccacccccttggTTCCCTGCTAGGACCCAGGACCCCAGCCGCTGGAGCTGAAACAGGCCTTCACATTGTTCCAGATCCAGCACAACCGGAGTTACTCAAACCCAGAAGGTATCACGGGGCATGTACATCTCCGGCCCAACCCCCTTCTCCCAgttaatagatgaggaaatcaagattCAGGGTGGGGAATCGGCTTGGCCAAAGGCACTCAGCAGGACAGTGGCATGGCTGGGGGTGCACTCCCTGGTTTCCTAAACGTACGATCATTCCTAATCATTCTTTGCTATGAACTTGGAGGGCAGGCAGCAGCTGTCGGGGGTCTGCCCTGTGGGCGGAGAGGATCCCTCGCCTCCACAGCCActtttcctctgcctccaggCAGCGGGCTGACTGCTGCCATGAGTTCACTCAGAAACACCAAGCTGGGAACTCACTCTCCATGCACCTGAGGTcgcagccctgcccctgccctctctgggtctcatctTCCACAGGGGAGTGGTCTGTGGACACCTCTCAGGCCAAGCTGCCCATGCCATGGGCCTGAacccccactccttccccaccTTCATCATATTTCAGCTCCGAACCTGCAATCAGAGGTGTGAATTGGAGGTGGAGAATGTAACCTGGCAGGAAGCCAGTCTCTGATCAcccacctttcctttctgagtcacTCTGCCTTCCTTCAGACCCTTCACTTATCTTCTCCGTGGGTGGGCAGAGATGTCCCCCTTGCTGCCTCTGGGGAAAACCCAAGCCTAGACAGGCTGGGGAGCCACTTCCTTGGCCTGCAGCGGCCACAAGAGAAGAGTGAACGCTCACCTGGGTGAGTGTGGGTGGTAGGATGCCCAGCCAGCGGCCACTTCCTGCCCACGGGGGCTTAGGAGGCAGCTTAAGACAACTCTCTTTTGGTCCAGAGTATGCTCGTCGCCTGGACATCTTTGCACACAACCTGGCCCAGGCtcagcagctggaggaggaagacTTAGGCACAGCCGAGTTTGGGGTGACTCCATTCAGTGACCTCACAGGTAATGGACACTTCCTGGACCCTAGGTGGTAGGTGGGGAAGCAGTGATTTCTCCAGGTTCCTGGCAGATGGACGGGGCAGACGTTCAGCTTTCATTTCCCAGAGAGGGACCCTGAGGGCCAGAGGCCTGGTTGTTTGCCCCGAGTCACAGAGAGCAGGGTCAGGTCTGGGCCCCAGCCCAGTTCAGGGGCAAGGCAGCAAGTGCACGGGGACGCATCCTAGGAAGAAATCTGGCTGCTCTCTGGGCCTCGACATCCATGCCGGTCTCCCAGGGTATTATGGGGACTCAAATAACCGAGGATGTGGATGGTTGGAGTATGAAAGGCAGGATGTGGGGGAGAAGGGGTCTAAGTTGTGACCCTGGTGGTCCTGTCTATACCCCCAGAGGAGGAGTTTGGCCGGCTCTACGGGCATCGGAGGATGGATGGAGAGGCTCCCAAAGTGGGCAGAGAGGTAGGGTCTGAAGAGTGGGGGGAGTCAGTGCCCCCAACCTGTGACTGGCGGAAGTTGGATGGAGTCATCTCATCCGTCAAGAAGCAGGTACTTGCCCCAGTCTGGCCTAGTTCAGCCCTGGGGTGGAGGGACGGCGGGGGCAAGGCCCAGAAATCTCTTCTGCTGCCCGCCTCGTGCAGGAAAGCTGCAGCTGTTGCTGGGCCATGGCAGCGGCAGGCAACATCGAGGCCCTGTGGGGCATCAAACACCGCCAGTCCGTAGAACTCTCCGTGCAGGGTATGGCTGACAGAGTGGGGCAAGTGACGGGGGAGAGGGAGGTGCGGGGGGCCAAGGCATAGTCAACCCCCATTGTCCCTTCTTGCACCAGAGCTGCTCGACTGTGGCCGCTGTGGGGATGGCTGCAAGGGTGGCTTCGTCTGGGATGCGTTCATAACCGTCCTCAACAACAGTGAGTGCCCTGCCTCTCCGGGCAGctgtggtggaggtgggggtaggggggaggtgGGAGCCACATTCAGGAGCTGAGCCTCCTCCCTGGCCTTGCTTATCTCCAGGTGGGCTGGCCAGCGAAAAGGACTACCCATTCCAAGGGCAGGTCAAACCCCACCGGTGCCTGGCCAAGAAGCATAAGAAGGTGGCCTGGATCCAGGATTTCATCATGCTGCCGGACAACGAGCAGAGTGCGGGCAGAGGGGAGACAAGGGCAGGCGTGGGGGGAGAATGACAGGGACAGACAGACCAGGATAGAGACAAACAGACTGGGCtacagacagagatggagggacagagaggtggagggtggggacggGAGGTAGAACCACGAGCCAAGAACAAAGGGCACAGAGCAAGCAAGGCCTAATGGCACCTTCCACCCCCAGAAATCGCCTGGTACCTGGCCACCCAAGGCCCCATCACCGTGACCATCAATATGAAGCTCCTGAAGGTGGGACAGGAtctggaatgggggtgggggtggggagaggcatcTAGGGGAGGTGGCCTCAGACTCAGCCCCTCTGCCGCTGCAGCTATACAAGAAGGGTGTGATCGAGGCCACGCCCACCTCCTGTGACCCTTTCCTCGTGGACCACTCTGTCCTGCTTGTGGGCTTTGGGAAGAGCGAGTCAGTGGCGGACAGGCGGGCAGGGGCAGCCGGAGCCCAGCCTCAATCTCGCCGCTCAATCCCGTTCTGGATCCTGAAGAACTCCTGGGGCACCAAATGGGGTGAGAAGGTGAGAAGCAGACCTACTCGGGGGACGAGGCAGGGTAGGCCTCCCCCTACCTTCTGGCCCTGAGGTCCCCTTAACTTCCTAGGGCTATTTCCGGCTGTACCGAGGGAATAACACCTGTGGCATCACCAAGTACCCACTCACTGCCCGTGTGGACCAACCAGCAAAGAAGCGCCCAGTGTCCTGCCCTCCCTGAGCCTGCGCGACTGACCCTCAGCTCTGTCCTGCTATGCCAGCTGTCTCCTCGCCAGCCCTACCCAAGGCTTTTGCCCGTCCTCTTAATCTTGCTACGGCTTGAATAAACCAAGATAAGCTCCCTGGCTTCCAAGCGTACTCAGCTGGGGTGCGGAAATGGGTGGGGAGGGCACCGACACCGTGCGCTGACCCATCCTAGTCTCTGTGGGGCCCACGGACACGTACAGCCGTGTACTCGTTCACCTGACCCTTAGAGACAGATGCGTGCTCACCTACGCACACTCCCATGCACAGGCTCTTCCGAAGTCATGGCAACTTTATTGTC encodes the following:
- the CTSW gene encoding cathepsin W isoform X1 translates to MAITVYLSCLLVLSMAGLAQGIKSSLRSQDPGPQPLELKQAFTLFQIQHNRSYSNPEEYARRLDIFAHNLAQAQQLEEEDLGTAEFGVTPFSDLTEEEFGRLYGHRRMDGEAPKVGREVGSEEWGESVPPTCDWRKLDGVISSVKKQESCSCCWAMAAAGNIEALWGIKHRQSVELSVQELLDCGRCGDGCKGGFVWDAFITVLNNSGLASEKDYPFQGQVKPHRCLAKKHKKVAWIQDFIMLPDNEQKIAWYLATQGPITVTINMKLLKLYKKGVIEATPTSCDPFLVDHSVLLVGFGKSESVADRRAGAAGAQPQSRRSIPFWILKNSWGTKWGEKGYFRLYRGNNTCGITKYPLTARVDQPAKKRPVSCPP
- the CTSW gene encoding cathepsin W isoform X2, whose amino-acid sequence is MAITVYLSCLLVLSMAGLAQGIKSSLRSQDPGPQPLELKQAFTLFQIQHNRSYSNPEEYARRLDIFAHNLAQAQQLEEEDLGTAEFGVTPFSDLTEEEFGRLYGHRRMDGEAPKVGREVGSEEWGESVPPTCDWRKLDGVISSVKKQESCSCCWAMAAAGNIEALWGIKHRQSVELSVQGGLASEKDYPFQGQVKPHRCLAKKHKKVAWIQDFIMLPDNEQKIAWYLATQGPITVTINMKLLKLYKKGVIEATPTSCDPFLVDHSVLLVGFGKSESVADRRAGAAGAQPQSRRSIPFWILKNSWGTKWGEKGYFRLYRGNNTCGITKYPLTARVDQPAKKRPVSCPP